From the genome of Malus domestica chromosome 04, GDT2T_hap1, one region includes:
- the LOC103433459 gene encoding delta-1-pyrroline-5-carboxylate synthase-like isoform X2 produces MSSKTPLGKQTMDSVDPTRAFVKNVKRIVVKVGTAVVTRGDGRLALGRLGALCEQLKDINSQGYEVILVTSGAVGLGRQRLRFRRLANSSFADLQNPQNDFDGKACAAVGQSSLMALYDTMFSQLDVTSSQLLVTDSVFRDEAFRKQLSETVKSLLKLRVVPIFNENDAVSTRKAPYELCSQDSSGIFWDNDSLAGLLALELKADLLVLLSDVEGLYSGPPTDPKSKLIHTYVKEKHQGEITFGDKSRVGRGGMTAKVNAAVCAAYGGIPVVITSGYADNIKKVLRGDRIGTVFHQDAHLWTLVKEEGARDMAVAARESSRQLRALGSQERRKILLDVADALEANEGEILAANEADVAAAQDDRYEKALISRLALKPGKISALAKSIRKLADMEEPIGRVLKKTELAEGLVLEKLSCPLGVLLVVFESRPDALVQIASLAIQSRNGLLLKGGKEAKRSNAILHKVITSAIPEPVGGKLIGLVNTRDEIPDLLKLDNVIDLVIPRGSNKLVSQIKESTKIPVLGHADGICHVYVDKSANLDMAKRIVLDAKVDYPAACNAMETLLVHKDLLSGDGGFKQIISELQVSDVTLYGGPRAATALNLPETNSFHYEYSSLACSVEIVDDVNAAIDHIHEHGSAHTDCIVAEDRQVAETFLTQVDSAAVFHNASTRFCDGARFGLGAEVGISTSRIHARGPVGVEGLLTTRWVLRGNGQIVDADRGVEYTHKDLLNS; encoded by the exons ATGTCGAGTAAAACTCCATTGGGCAAGCAAACCATGGACTCTGTGGATCCTACGAGAGCTTTTGTCAAGAATGTCAAGCGTATCGTTGTTAAG GTCGGAACAGCTGTGGTCACTCGTGGTGATGGAAGATTAGCATTGGGAAGACTAGGCGCTCTGTGTGAGCAG CTTAAAGATATAAATTCCCAGGGCTATGAGGTTATTTTGGTGACTTCAGGAGCTGTTGGTCTTGGCCGTCAAAGGCTAAGATTCCGGAGATTGGCAAATAGCAG CTTTGCTGACCTCCAAAATCCACAAAATGATTTCGATGGGAAGGCTTGTGCCGCTGTTGGACAGAGTAGCCTAATGGCTCTATATGATACCATGTTCAGCCAG CTTGATGTGACTTCTTCGCAACTTCTTGTGACGGATAGCGTGTTTAGGGATGAAGCTTTCCGAAAGCAGCTTTCTGAGACTGTAAAGTCGCTGTTAAAACTGAGGGTTGTTCCtatcttcaatgaaaatgatgCTGTTAGTACTAGGAAAGCTCCATACGAG TTATGTTCGCAGGATTCTTCTGGCATATTTTGGGACAATGACAGTTTGGCTGGGCTATTGGCTCTGGAACTAAAAGCTGACCTTCTAGTTTTGTTAAGCGATGTAGAGGGCCTCTATAGCGGCCCTCCTACTGACCCGAAATCAAAGTTAATCCATACTTATGTGAAAGAGAAACATCAGGGAGAAATAACTTTTGGAGACAAATCAAGGGTGGGCAGAGGCGGTATGACTGCTAAAGTCAATGCTGCTGTATGTGCAGCTTATGGTGGAATCCCTGTTGTTATCACTAG CGGTTATGCAGACAACATAAAGAAAGTGCTTCGTGGAGACCGGATAGGCACTGTATTTCATCAAGATGCACATTTGTGGACTCTAGTTAAGGAAGAAGGTGCACGTGACATGGCTGTTGCAGCGCGGGAATCATCTAGACAACTTCGA GCTCTAGGATCTCAAGAGAGGAGGAAAATTTTGCTTGACGTAGCTGATGCCTTGGAGGCAAATGAAGGTGAAATTTTAGCTGCGAATGAAGCTGATGTTGCTGCTGCGCAGGATGATAGATATGAAAAGGCCCTAATATCGCGTTTAGCCCTAAAGCCTGGGAAG ATTTCTGCTCTTGCAAAGTCCATACGTAAACTTGCAGACATGGAAGAGCCCATTGGCCGTGTTCTAAAGAAGACCGAG CTTGCAGAAGGGCTTGTCTTGGAGAAACTGTCTTGTCCCTTGGGTGTTCTCTTAGTTGTGTTTGAGTCTCGACCGGATGCCCTTGTTCAG ATAGCTTCATTAGCAATTCAAAGTAGGAACGGTCTTCTGCTTAAAGGTGGGAAAGAAGCCAAGCGATCAAATGCAATCTTGCACAAG GTCATCACCTCAGCAATCCCAGAACCTGTTGGCGGCAAACTTATCGGACTTGTGAATACAAGAGATGAGATTCCTGACCTGCTCAAG CTCGATAATGTGATTGATCTTGTCATCCCTAGAGGCAGCAATAAGCTTGTTTCTCAAATTAAGGAGTCAACTAAGATACCTGTTCTTGGTCATGCCG ATGGGATTTGTCACGTTTATGTTGACAAGTCTGCTAATCTGGATATGGCGAAGCGCATTGTTCTGGATGCGAAAGTAGACTACCCTGCTGCCTGCAATGCAATG GAAACACTTCTCGTACACAAGGATTTGTTGAGTGGCGATGGCGGGTTTAAGCAGATAATTTCAGAACTCCAGGTTTCAG ATGTTACCTTATATGGTGGACCTAGGGCAGCAACTGCGTTAAACCTTCCAGAGACAAACTCATTCCATTACGAGTACAGTTCATTGGCTTGCTCGGTTGAAATCGTTGATGATGTAAACGCTGCGATTGACCACATTCATGAGCATGGAAG TGCTCATACCGATTGCATTGTGGCTGAAGATCGTCAAGTTGCTGAAACTTTCCTAACTCAAGTCGACAG TGCTGCAGTCTTTCATAATGCGAGTACAAGGTTTTGTGATGGAGCTCGCTTTGGACTCGGTGCAGAA GTCGGGATAAGTACGAGCAGGATTCACGCGCGAGGTCCTGTAGGAGTTGAAGGATTGCTAACAACAAGATG GGTTCTGAGAGGGAACGGGCAGATTGTAGACGCGGATAGAGGGGTCGAGTACACACACAAGGACCTGCTTAATTCCTAA
- the LOC103433459 gene encoding delta-1-pyrroline-5-carboxylate synthase-like isoform X1 gives MSSKTPLGKQTMDSVDPTRAFVKNVKRIVVKVGTAVVTRGDGRLALGRLGALCEQLKDINSQGYEVILVTSGAVGLGRQRLRFRRLANSSFADLQNPQNDFDGKACAAVGQSSLMALYDTMFSQLDVTSSQLLVTDSVFRDEAFRKQLSETVKSLLKLRVVPIFNENDAVSTRKAPYEDSSGIFWDNDSLAGLLALELKADLLVLLSDVEGLYSGPPTDPKSKLIHTYVKEKHQGEITFGDKSRVGRGGMTAKVNAAVCAAYGGIPVVITSGYADNIKKVLRGDRIGTVFHQDAHLWTLVKEEGARDMAVAARESSRQLRALGSQERRKILLDVADALEANEGEILAANEADVAAAQDDRYEKALISRLALKPGKISALAKSIRKLADMEEPIGRVLKKTELAEGLVLEKLSCPLGVLLVVFESRPDALVQIASLAIQSRNGLLLKGGKEAKRSNAILHKVITSAIPEPVGGKLIGLVNTRDEIPDLLKLDNVIDLVIPRGSNKLVSQIKESTKIPVLGHADGICHVYVDKSANLDMAKRIVLDAKVDYPAACNAMETLLVHKDLLSGDGGFKQIISELQVSDVTLYGGPRAATALNLPETNSFHYEYSSLACSVEIVDDVNAAIDHIHEHGSAHTDCIVAEDRQVAETFLTQVDSAAVFHNASTRFCDGARFGLGAEVGISTSRIHARGPVGVEGLLTTRWVLRGNGQIVDADRGVEYTHKDLLNS, from the exons ATGTCGAGTAAAACTCCATTGGGCAAGCAAACCATGGACTCTGTGGATCCTACGAGAGCTTTTGTCAAGAATGTCAAGCGTATCGTTGTTAAG GTCGGAACAGCTGTGGTCACTCGTGGTGATGGAAGATTAGCATTGGGAAGACTAGGCGCTCTGTGTGAGCAG CTTAAAGATATAAATTCCCAGGGCTATGAGGTTATTTTGGTGACTTCAGGAGCTGTTGGTCTTGGCCGTCAAAGGCTAAGATTCCGGAGATTGGCAAATAGCAG CTTTGCTGACCTCCAAAATCCACAAAATGATTTCGATGGGAAGGCTTGTGCCGCTGTTGGACAGAGTAGCCTAATGGCTCTATATGATACCATGTTCAGCCAG CTTGATGTGACTTCTTCGCAACTTCTTGTGACGGATAGCGTGTTTAGGGATGAAGCTTTCCGAAAGCAGCTTTCTGAGACTGTAAAGTCGCTGTTAAAACTGAGGGTTGTTCCtatcttcaatgaaaatgatgCTGTTAGTACTAGGAAAGCTCCATACGAG GATTCTTCTGGCATATTTTGGGACAATGACAGTTTGGCTGGGCTATTGGCTCTGGAACTAAAAGCTGACCTTCTAGTTTTGTTAAGCGATGTAGAGGGCCTCTATAGCGGCCCTCCTACTGACCCGAAATCAAAGTTAATCCATACTTATGTGAAAGAGAAACATCAGGGAGAAATAACTTTTGGAGACAAATCAAGGGTGGGCAGAGGCGGTATGACTGCTAAAGTCAATGCTGCTGTATGTGCAGCTTATGGTGGAATCCCTGTTGTTATCACTAG CGGTTATGCAGACAACATAAAGAAAGTGCTTCGTGGAGACCGGATAGGCACTGTATTTCATCAAGATGCACATTTGTGGACTCTAGTTAAGGAAGAAGGTGCACGTGACATGGCTGTTGCAGCGCGGGAATCATCTAGACAACTTCGA GCTCTAGGATCTCAAGAGAGGAGGAAAATTTTGCTTGACGTAGCTGATGCCTTGGAGGCAAATGAAGGTGAAATTTTAGCTGCGAATGAAGCTGATGTTGCTGCTGCGCAGGATGATAGATATGAAAAGGCCCTAATATCGCGTTTAGCCCTAAAGCCTGGGAAG ATTTCTGCTCTTGCAAAGTCCATACGTAAACTTGCAGACATGGAAGAGCCCATTGGCCGTGTTCTAAAGAAGACCGAG CTTGCAGAAGGGCTTGTCTTGGAGAAACTGTCTTGTCCCTTGGGTGTTCTCTTAGTTGTGTTTGAGTCTCGACCGGATGCCCTTGTTCAG ATAGCTTCATTAGCAATTCAAAGTAGGAACGGTCTTCTGCTTAAAGGTGGGAAAGAAGCCAAGCGATCAAATGCAATCTTGCACAAG GTCATCACCTCAGCAATCCCAGAACCTGTTGGCGGCAAACTTATCGGACTTGTGAATACAAGAGATGAGATTCCTGACCTGCTCAAG CTCGATAATGTGATTGATCTTGTCATCCCTAGAGGCAGCAATAAGCTTGTTTCTCAAATTAAGGAGTCAACTAAGATACCTGTTCTTGGTCATGCCG ATGGGATTTGTCACGTTTATGTTGACAAGTCTGCTAATCTGGATATGGCGAAGCGCATTGTTCTGGATGCGAAAGTAGACTACCCTGCTGCCTGCAATGCAATG GAAACACTTCTCGTACACAAGGATTTGTTGAGTGGCGATGGCGGGTTTAAGCAGATAATTTCAGAACTCCAGGTTTCAG ATGTTACCTTATATGGTGGACCTAGGGCAGCAACTGCGTTAAACCTTCCAGAGACAAACTCATTCCATTACGAGTACAGTTCATTGGCTTGCTCGGTTGAAATCGTTGATGATGTAAACGCTGCGATTGACCACATTCATGAGCATGGAAG TGCTCATACCGATTGCATTGTGGCTGAAGATCGTCAAGTTGCTGAAACTTTCCTAACTCAAGTCGACAG TGCTGCAGTCTTTCATAATGCGAGTACAAGGTTTTGTGATGGAGCTCGCTTTGGACTCGGTGCAGAA GTCGGGATAAGTACGAGCAGGATTCACGCGCGAGGTCCTGTAGGAGTTGAAGGATTGCTAACAACAAGATG GGTTCTGAGAGGGAACGGGCAGATTGTAGACGCGGATAGAGGGGTCGAGTACACACACAAGGACCTGCTTAATTCCTAA
- the LOC114824392 gene encoding uracil phosphoribosyltransferase, whose amino-acid sequence MACRIKFSLRCPSSETPRFGSTCRLQNPSSPLLLNLTPSSSSSSNPKKISYSCTRRRSLVAVKSEMATEEKAASGNRMLVFVPPHPLIKHWVSVLRNEQTPCPIFRNAMAELGRLLMYEASRDWLPTVTGDIQSPMGVASVEFIDPREPILVVPILRAGLALAEHASSILPATKTYHLGLSRDEETLLPTVYLNKLPDKFPEGSRVFLVDPMLATGGTIVASLDLLKERGVNNKQIKLISSVAAPPALQKLSEKFPGLHVYTGIIDPTVNEKGFIVPGLGDAGDRSFGT is encoded by the exons ATGGCGTGCCGTATTAAGTTCTCTCTCCGGTGTCCTTCCTCCGAAACGCCGCGTTTTGGTTCCACTTGTCGCCTCCAAAACCCTAGCTCCCCTCTCCTACTTAATCTCACTCCCtcctcttcgtcttcttcgaaTCCCAAAAAG ATCTCGTATTCCTGTACGCGGCGGCGCAGCCTCGTTGCGGTGAAGTCTGAGATGGCCACGGAGGAGAAAGCAGCTTCCGGGAATAGAATGCTT GTTTTCGTGCCGCCGCACCCGTTGATCAAGCATTGGGTTTCGGTTTTGAGAAATGAGCAAACCCCTTGTCCAATTTTTC GAAATGCCATGGCTGAGTTGGGGAGGCTTCTTATGTATGAAGCTTCAAGAGATTGGCtg CCTACGGTCACAGGAGATATTCAGTCACCAATGGGTGTTGCATCAGTTGAATTCATAGATCCAAGGGAACCTATTTTG GTTGTTCCAATTTTGAGAGCTGGTCTAGCACTTGCAGAACATGCATCGTCAATCTTGCCTGCCACAAAGACGTACCATCTTG GGTTAAGCAGAGATGAGGAGACACTTCTACCAACAGTATATCTGAACAA GTTACCGGACAAATTTCCAGAAGGCTCTCGAGTATTTTTGGTTGATCCTATGCTAGCAACag GTGGCACAATAGTAGCATCTTTGGATCTTTTAAAGGAACGCGGGGTTAACAACAAGCAAATCAAACTG ATATCTTCTGTAGCTGCGCCTCCCGCACTTCAAAAGCTGAGCGAGAAGTTTCCAGG GCTTCATGTATACACTGGAATTATAGATCCTACCGTAAATGAAAAGGG GTTTATAGTCCCTGGACTGGGTGATGCTGGAGACCGCAGCTTTGGTACATAA